From Candidatus Thermoplasmatota archaeon, one genomic window encodes:
- a CDS encoding small multi-drug export protein, translated as MLELTPHLIIFIISMMPFAELRVAILMGLLYNLPLWQVFSISVLGNILPVPFIILFFSYIEILLRRYKRWDRVLTRLFDRTRRRANPKIQKYKTLGLIAFVAIPSPFTGAWTGSLIAYLFGLKLTKAILTISIGVIIAGLLVTLLCLTGTVWLTS; from the coding sequence ATGCTAGAACTGACACCGCATCTAATAATATTTATCATCTCAATGATGCCTTTCGCAGAGCTCAGAGTAGCAATTCTAATGGGACTTCTCTATAACCTACCGCTGTGGCAAGTTTTTTCAATTTCCGTGCTCGGCAATATTTTACCAGTACCTTTCATCATATTATTTTTTAGTTATATAGAAATATTACTGCGCAGATACAAGCGCTGGGATAGAGTTCTTACAAGGCTTTTCGACCGTACAAGGAGGAGAGCAAACCCAAAAATCCAGAAATATAAAACTCTAGGGCTTATAGCTTTCGTAGCTATCCCATCACCATTTACAGGCGCTTGGACCGGCTCCTTAATAGCTTATCTTTTCGGACTTAAACTTACAAAGGCTATATTAACTATCTCAATAGGTGTAATTATTGCAGGCTTGCTCGTAACACTGCTTTGCTTGACAGGAACTGTGTGGCTAACTTCCTAA
- a CDS encoding dihydroorotase family protein, which translates to MSYLVIEGNLWLGGEYELMKCCVGIENGRIVEIKKVLKGEKNLDFGSKLILPSGVDVHVHFREPGLEHKEDFFTGSLAACFGGVSYVADMPNTIPKVDSVERFQNKLRIVKNKSCIDFGLYASAVSKELKKLAKLATGFKIYLPEIDFSVYEETLKLIEKENISKPLLVHAEDKNFIKQGHAKNLNEHMKLSWKAEPEAIKKLSSFTKRPLHICHVSAKESLPYLENKNFSSEVALHYLLLNSNSKLKIEGLGKVVPPLRTKEDSNALWQALKANEIDIIASDHAPHTLEEKKDFSEAPPGMPGVETTYPLLLNLVREQKISLARAVELFCEKPASFLKLKKGKIAKGYDADLILVDLNEVQKIKSSKLHSKCQWSAFENFSVVFPLWVFIRGTPIIENLEFVGEKGYGKFISNE; encoded by the coding sequence ATGAGCTATCTTGTAATAGAAGGTAATCTCTGGCTTGGTGGCGAGTACGAGTTAATGAAGTGCTGCGTTGGAATTGAAAACGGTAGAATTGTAGAAATAAAAAAAGTGCTTAAGGGAGAAAAAAACTTAGATTTCGGCTCTAAACTTATTTTACCTTCAGGTGTAGATGTTCATGTGCATTTTCGCGAGCCTGGTTTAGAGCATAAAGAAGATTTTTTCACAGGAAGTTTAGCAGCTTGCTTCGGAGGTGTAAGCTATGTGGCAGATATGCCTAATACAATACCTAAAGTAGATTCTGTAGAAAGATTTCAAAATAAGTTAAGAATTGTAAAAAATAAGTCGTGTATTGATTTCGGGTTATACGCTAGCGCAGTGAGCAAAGAGCTAAAAAAACTTGCTAAATTAGCTACCGGCTTTAAAATCTACCTGCCTGAAATTGATTTCTCAGTTTACGAAGAAACTCTAAAATTGATAGAAAAAGAAAATATTTCTAAGCCTTTGCTGGTCCATGCAGAAGATAAAAATTTCATTAAACAAGGGCATGCAAAAAACTTGAATGAGCACATGAAGCTTAGTTGGAAAGCTGAACCAGAAGCTATAAAAAAATTATCTTCCTTTACCAAAAGACCTCTACATATATGCCATGTTTCTGCAAAGGAATCGCTCCCTTATCTAGAAAATAAAAATTTTAGTTCTGAAGTTGCACTTCATTATTTATTGCTAAATTCAAACTCAAAACTGAAGATAGAAGGCTTAGGTAAGGTTGTACCTCCTCTTAGAACTAAGGAAGACAGCAACGCACTCTGGCAAGCGCTAAAAGCAAATGAAATAGATATTATTGCAAGTGATCATGCTCCGCATACACTTGAAGAGAAAAAAGATTTTTCAGAAGCTCCGCCAGGCATGCCTGGCGTAGAAACAACCTACCCTTTGCTTCTGAATTTGGTGAGAGAGCAAAAAATATCTTTAGCAAGAGCTGTAGAATTGTTTTGTGAAAAGCCTGCCTCGTTCCTCAAATTGAAAAAAGGTAAAATTGCTAAAGGCTATGACGCAGATTTGATACTAGTTGACTTAAATGAAGTGCAAAAAATCAAAAGCTCTAAGCTACATTCTAAATGCCAATGGAGCGCGTTTGAAAATTTTTCAGTGGTATTTCCGCTATGGGTATTTATAAGAGGCACACCTATAATTGAGAATTTAGAGTTCGTTGGCGAAAAAGGCTATGGCAAGTTTATAAGTAATGAATAA
- a CDS encoding TIGR00296 family protein translates to MLSLEEGIKAVKLARETIERYVKGEPKITEKLSAKFDQKLGVFVTINTYPEKELRGCIGYLEPSLELANAIIESAQNACNDPRFEPLTEQEIDKIVVELSILTHPELIEVRHPLEYKEKIKIGVDGLIAEKALFRGILLPQVPVEWKWDEEDFLTHVCMKAGLPPDAWLSKDIKIYKFQAQIFSEVSPRGKIVERKLVEE, encoded by the coding sequence ATGCTCTCTTTAGAAGAAGGTATAAAGGCAGTGAAGCTTGCACGAGAAACGATTGAAAGATATGTGAAAGGCGAGCCAAAAATCACAGAAAAGTTATCAGCTAAATTCGATCAAAAATTAGGCGTGTTCGTTACTATCAATACATATCCTGAGAAAGAGCTACGTGGATGTATAGGTTATCTAGAACCTAGTTTAGAACTAGCAAATGCGATAATAGAGAGTGCTCAGAACGCATGTAACGACCCTAGATTTGAGCCTTTAACTGAGCAAGAAATTGATAAAATAGTTGTAGAATTAAGTATTTTAACACACCCTGAGCTAATTGAAGTCAGACATCCTCTTGAATACAAAGAGAAGATTAAGATTGGCGTTGACGGACTAATTGCAGAGAAAGCTCTTTTTAGAGGTATTTTGCTACCGCAAGTTCCTGTCGAGTGGAAGTGGGATGAAGAAGATTTTCTTACACATGTGTGTATGAAAGCAGGCTTACCACCAGATGCTTGGCTGAGTAAAGACATCAAAATTTATAAATTCCAAGCTCAGATATTTTCAGAGGTCTCGCCTAGAGGGAAAATAGTTGAAAGGAAACTTGTTGAGGAATAA
- a CDS encoding pyridoxal phosphate-dependent aminotransferase, translated as MKSIEVTGIRKMFELAGEGAINLGLGEPDFQPAQHIKEALEKALADGFNKYGPTAGIYQLREAVAERLKKYKSDITHDEIIITAGATEALHAAMLTFIEKGDEVLVPNPGFPLYPTEVSLAGGKPVFYRLKEDFMPNVANFKVSKKTKAIIVNSPSNPTGSVFSKEKVKEIIEFAEDNDLIIFSDEVYDEIIYDCEHFSFLGNYDNVVHINSFSKTYALTGWRLGYLAAKKEFVNEILKMHYYTVACPPTPTQYAALTALKSSQECVKKMVSEFRKRRDTAIKIINDMKGFRCVPPKGAFYLFPSYNLDITSEKLALKILEKNVICVPGIAFGTAGESHLRISYANSIENIEKGLGIVREVVEKL; from the coding sequence ATGAAAAGTATAGAAGTTACTGGTATAAGAAAAATGTTCGAGCTTGCAGGCGAAGGAGCAATTAATCTAGGACTTGGCGAGCCCGATTTTCAACCTGCTCAACACATAAAAGAAGCGCTAGAAAAAGCTCTGGCAGATGGTTTTAATAAATACGGTCCTACTGCAGGTATTTATCAGTTAAGGGAAGCGGTTGCAGAAAGGCTAAAAAAATACAAGTCAGATATTACTCACGATGAAATAATTATTACTGCAGGCGCTACCGAAGCTCTGCATGCAGCTATGCTCACTTTTATTGAAAAAGGCGATGAGGTTTTAGTTCCCAACCCAGGCTTTCCGCTATATCCAACTGAAGTTTCACTTGCAGGCGGCAAACCTGTTTTTTATAGACTGAAAGAGGATTTCATGCCTAACGTAGCTAATTTTAAGGTTAGTAAAAAAACCAAGGCTATTATTGTGAACTCGCCTTCTAATCCCACAGGAAGTGTTTTTAGCAAAGAGAAAGTAAAAGAAATAATAGAATTTGCAGAAGATAATGACTTAATTATATTTTCAGATGAGGTTTACGACGAAATAATCTACGACTGCGAGCATTTCTCTTTTCTAGGAAATTACGATAATGTAGTGCACATAAATTCATTTTCCAAAACTTATGCTTTGACAGGCTGGAGGCTTGGCTATTTAGCCGCTAAAAAAGAATTTGTTAATGAAATATTGAAAATGCATTACTATACAGTGGCATGTCCGCCTACACCTACTCAGTATGCAGCGCTTACAGCACTTAAAAGTTCACAGGAATGCGTTAAAAAAATGGTATCAGAATTTAGAAAAAGGCGCGATACAGCTATAAAAATCATCAATGATATGAAGGGCTTTCGCTGTGTGCCGCCCAAGGGCGCTTTCTATCTATTCCCTTCTTATAACTTAGATATTACTTCTGAAAAGCTCGCACTGAAAATACTTGAAAAAAACGTTATTTGCGTTCCTGGAATTGCGTTTGGCACTGCTGGCGAAAGCCATTTAAGAATTTCTTATGCAAATTCAATTGAGAACATAGAAAAGGGCTTGGGAATAGTCAGAGAAGTTGTTGAAAAGCTTTAG